One genomic window of Benincasa hispida cultivar B227 unplaced genomic scaffold, ASM972705v1 Contig557, whole genome shotgun sequence includes the following:
- the LOC120069727 gene encoding uncharacterized protein LOC120069727 yields the protein MASFVASMGNKGQPIVKKAKKKQVKDELDRQKQAEKKKRRLEKALATSAAIISELEKKKQMKKEEQQRLDEEGAAIAEAVALHVLIGEDSDDSYKILLNNNGLNPWECPGQFDHVMNVTRPAIPVQEFGRCSLEGTGWTSNIERFGSMWHGFRNDYWSVSTGPYAEDHHVLYEQVDGAVSEISAGIIAAQAVSSLQITVDGDEEIDVLNRMRRGM from the coding sequence ATGGCTAGTTTTGTGGCTAGTATGGGTAATAAAGGACAACCTATCGTGAAGAAAGCAAAAAAGAAGCAGGTGAAGGATGAGTTGGATCGTCAGAAACAAgctgagaagaaaaagaggcGGTTAGAAAAAGCTCTTGCCACTTCAGCAGCTATTATATCTgaacttgaaaagaaaaaacaaatgaagaaggaagaacAGCAAAGACTAGACGAAGAAGGTGCTGCTATTGCTGAGGCTGTTGCTCTGCATGTCCTGATTGGTGAAGATTCAGATGACTCATACAAGATTCTTCTTAACAACAACGGTCTCAACCCTTGGGAGTGCCCTGGGCAGTTCGACCACGTAATGAATGTTACAAGACCTGCCATTCCAGTGCAGGAGTTCGGGAGGTGTTCCCTTGAAGGGACTGGTTGGACCTCTAATATCGAAAGATTTGGATCAATGTGGCACGGTTTTAGGAATGACTACTGGTCAGTTTCAACTGGACCTTATGCTGAAGATCACCATGTGTTATACGAGCAAGTTGATGGTGCTGTAAGTGAGATTTCTGCTGGTATTATAGCAGCGCAGGCTGTCTCATCACTTCAGATAACAGTAGATGGGGATGAAGAAATAGACGTTCTTAACAGAATGCGAAGGGGTATGTAA